A window of the Bacillus andreraoultii genome harbors these coding sequences:
- a CDS encoding tyrosine-type recombinase/integrase, whose product MFSVAPPSLADPKEYLRESKEKYKANDNPNEFVFVKYFKGEVAPLTNRAIENIVYKYTQSFDKRMSPHKLRHTYATNLAEISGGDIPLIMNQLGHTQADISLLYINTTREKQRKAAETPGKRRMKKNNQSENYDEYESL is encoded by the coding sequence ATATTTTCAGTTGCCCCACCCTCTCTTGCGGATCCGAAAGAATATTTAAGGGAAAGTAAAGAGAAATATAAAGCTAATGATAATCCTAATGAGTTTGTTTTTGTTAAGTATTTCAAAGGTGAAGTTGCTCCCCTTACTAATCGAGCAATAGAGAACATTGTTTATAAATATACGCAATCCTTTGATAAGAGAATGTCTCCACATAAGCTAAGACATACTTATGCTACTAACCTAGCTGAAATATCCGGTGGTGATATTCCTCTGATCATGAATCAGCTTGGTCATACCCAAGCTGACATATCATTACTTTATATTAATACAACACGCGAAAAACAAAGGAAAGCTGCTGAAACGCCTGGTAAAAGAAGAATGAAAAAGAATAATCAGTCGGAAAATTATGATGAATACGAAAGTCTTTAA
- a CDS encoding ERF family protein: protein MEKQTEKKELYKSLVKAINELQNPSNSADNPYFNSKYVPLANIIDIAKPVLGKYNLAVMQVPFVMYEAVGNPNSMKERAIVKIMTTILHENGESLEFPPILLKAGGDTPHAIGSAITYGRRYSLTSILGIAGKEDDDDGNNASNGQIERQQTSQQLGQQNQQMAKSNMDIITIEAIAKSIKESKSGKGTPFCELTLENNGKTINAIAKDGIAFEQAKALKEGHEATFTILTTQGFHFIQSIAQVATNGD from the coding sequence ATGGAAAAACAAACTGAAAAGAAAGAGCTTTATAAATCATTGGTCAAGGCAATCAATGAATTACAAAACCCTTCAAATAGTGCTGATAATCCGTATTTCAACTCAAAATACGTTCCATTAGCAAATATTATTGATATTGCGAAACCGGTATTAGGAAAATATAACCTTGCAGTTATGCAAGTTCCCTTTGTCATGTATGAGGCAGTAGGCAACCCTAACAGTATGAAAGAGAGAGCTATCGTAAAGATAATGACAACAATCTTACATGAGAATGGGGAAAGCCTTGAATTTCCTCCAATATTGCTGAAAGCAGGGGGGGATACACCACATGCTATCGGTTCGGCCATTACTTACGGAAGAAGATATTCTCTTACCTCTATTTTAGGAATAGCAGGGAAGGAAGATGATGATGATGGCAATAATGCTTCCAACGGACAGATTGAACGACAACAAACCAGCCAACAATTAGGACAACAAAATCAACAAATGGCTAAGTCTAATATGGATATAATTACTATAGAAGCAATAGCTAAATCAATTAAAGAAAGTAAATCAGGAAAAGGTACTCCGTTTTGTGAACTTACACTAGAAAATAATGGCAAAACCATAAATGCGATTGCTAAAGATGGAATAGCTTTTGAACAAGCCAAAGCACTTAAAGAAGGACATGAAGCAACCTTCACAATATTAACAACACAAGGTTTTCACTTCATTCAATCAATAGCGCAAGTGGCGACTAATGGAGACTGA
- a CDS encoding pyridoxamine 5'-phosphate oxidase family protein, with translation MDLLKEYKRILKDHDLIALATAVNNKPNVRIVNYYENTSKPGIIYISTNPARPKVKEFKENNRVSFTTLTKGVYEFVRVQKATVRPLDLEEIQQVKSYFTNRDASFEDKLIMGEETTAIFAVEFSEASIKRNPVDPYDTLQF, from the coding sequence ATGGATTTATTGAAAGAATATAAACGGATTTTAAAGGATCATGATTTAATAGCGTTAGCTACAGCTGTAAACAATAAGCCAAATGTTCGGATAGTCAATTATTATGAAAATACAAGCAAACCAGGAATTATTTATATTTCAACAAACCCAGCCAGACCAAAAGTTAAAGAATTTAAGGAAAATAATCGTGTTTCCTTTACCACGCTCACAAAGGGTGTATATGAGTTTGTTCGTGTCCAAAAAGCTACTGTGAGACCGTTAGATTTAGAAGAGATTCAACAAGTTAAGAGTTATTTTACTAATCGAGATGCAAGTTTTGAAGATAAGTTGATAATGGGAGAAGAAACAACAGCAATTTTTGCTGTAGAGTTTTCTGAGGCCAGCATCAAGCGTAATCCAGTTGACCCCTATGATACTTTACAATTTTAA
- a CDS encoding glutaredoxin family protein — translation MKIIKFSKPNCVPCQTVEALLKANGVKYEEYSIFKEPAVIEQYGLTGVPVTILVDDQEKELKRVVGNNPPALHQLIDIYKRENDVG, via the coding sequence ATGAAAATTATAAAGTTTAGTAAACCCAATTGTGTTCCTTGCCAGACGGTAGAGGCACTTTTAAAAGCCAATGGAGTTAAATATGAAGAATATAGCATATTTAAGGAACCAGCAGTCATTGAACAATATGGGTTAACGGGTGTTCCAGTAACGATATTAGTGGATGATCAAGAAAAAGAATTGAAAAGAGTTGTGGGCAATAATCCACCAGCGTTACATCAATTAATTGATATATACAAAAGGGAAAATGACGTTGGATAA
- a CDS encoding nitric-oxide reductase large subunit, whose translation MHFYKGRNMVTENGKPTTVNGLLKSVTIITLILSFTALIVGGFWIFKNQAPIPEKVIGANGEVLMTDSSILGGQAVFQKYGLMDYGTLLGNGSYMGPDYTAEALKVYTEGMQDYHAKADYDSLYKDLNESEQAVIKDKVIKEMRENRFNKDESTLYLTVAQVAGIERVQAYYRDIFVNGDGWGLKSGLIQETHLPKEDRAYVDDGDQIKQISDFFFWSAWLSSTNRPGDNISYTNNWPYYEDAGNTYTYSAILWSGVSITILALFIAIILFIYKKYHFGMESAFSTDNYPVYDLKNKKVSVSQVKSAKFFLFVVIMFFVQVMFGTLLAHYYTEPDSFFGIKWIYELLPFGIAKGYHLQLAIFWIATAWLGMGIYLAPDVGGIEPKRQGLLVDILFWALVVVVGGSIIGEWLGVNGYLGNLWFLFGHQGWEYLEMGRIWQIAFVIGMAIWLFIVYRGIHNGLKRESDKGGLIHLLFYASVAVPAFYIAALLITPDMSYTMSDYWRWWVVHLWVEGIFEVFAVVIIGYMLVNLKLVTQKSVVRMFYFQIILLLGTGVLGIGHHYYYNGSPEVWIGVGAVFSALEIIPLTLLVLEAYDQYKMLRAGGVDFPYKTTFWFLIATSIWNVVGAGVTGFLINLPAVNYFEHGQQLTPAHAHAAMMGVYGMFAIAVLLYSLRNVVKPEKWNDKWVKWSFWLLNIGLFGMVFLALMPIGFIQFKEAFVNGYWSSRTSEFLQQDIIQNLLLFRSVPDTIFIVGVVILLVFSIKAMFNLKKPTVKDGEEMDNGK comes from the coding sequence ATGCATTTTTATAAAGGTAGAAATATGGTAACTGAAAATGGTAAACCTACAACAGTTAATGGCTTACTAAAATCCGTTACCATTATTACTTTAATCTTAAGCTTTACAGCCCTTATTGTAGGGGGATTTTGGATTTTCAAAAATCAGGCACCTATCCCAGAAAAAGTTATTGGAGCTAACGGAGAAGTACTAATGACTGACAGTTCAATTCTAGGAGGCCAAGCTGTCTTTCAAAAATATGGTCTAATGGATTATGGAACCTTACTAGGAAATGGATCATATATGGGTCCAGATTATACGGCTGAAGCATTGAAGGTATATACAGAAGGGATGCAAGATTATCACGCTAAAGCGGATTACGACAGCCTATACAAGGATTTAAATGAGTCTGAACAAGCTGTTATTAAAGATAAAGTAATCAAAGAAATGCGTGAAAATAGATTTAATAAAGATGAAAGCACTCTATATCTTACAGTAGCACAAGTAGCTGGCATTGAACGGGTACAAGCATATTATCGGGATATTTTTGTTAATGGTGATGGCTGGGGGTTAAAATCAGGATTAATTCAAGAGACTCACCTACCAAAAGAGGACCGTGCTTATGTGGATGATGGAGATCAAATTAAACAGATTTCTGATTTCTTCTTCTGGTCTGCCTGGTTATCAAGTACAAATCGTCCTGGAGATAATATTTCCTATACAAATAACTGGCCATATTATGAAGATGCCGGGAACACATATACTTATTCTGCAATTTTATGGAGTGGAGTAAGTATTACAATACTAGCGCTTTTTATTGCTATCATTCTATTTATTTATAAGAAGTATCATTTTGGTATGGAATCTGCGTTTTCAACAGATAATTACCCAGTATATGATTTGAAAAATAAAAAAGTATCAGTATCTCAAGTTAAATCAGCAAAGTTCTTTTTATTTGTTGTGATTATGTTTTTTGTACAAGTTATGTTTGGCACTTTATTGGCACATTATTATACGGAACCCGATTCATTTTTCGGTATCAAGTGGATATATGAACTTTTACCTTTTGGTATTGCTAAAGGCTATCATTTGCAGTTAGCTATTTTCTGGATTGCAACCGCTTGGCTTGGCATGGGGATCTATTTAGCTCCTGATGTGGGTGGTATTGAACCGAAACGACAAGGATTATTAGTTGATATTTTATTCTGGGCATTAGTAGTTGTTGTTGGGGGCTCAATCATAGGTGAATGGCTAGGTGTAAATGGGTACTTGGGTAACCTATGGTTCTTATTTGGCCATCAAGGATGGGAATATCTAGAAATGGGACGTATTTGGCAAATTGCCTTTGTAATTGGGATGGCAATTTGGCTCTTTATCGTTTACCGTGGTATTCATAATGGATTAAAAAGAGAAAGTGATAAAGGTGGATTAATACATCTATTGTTTTATGCGTCTGTTGCAGTTCCGGCCTTTTATATTGCAGCACTCTTAATTACCCCTGACATGAGCTATACTATGTCGGATTATTGGCGCTGGTGGGTCGTTCATTTATGGGTTGAGGGAATCTTCGAAGTATTTGCTGTTGTTATTATCGGTTATATGCTCGTAAACTTAAAGCTTGTCACACAAAAATCAGTTGTAAGAATGTTTTATTTCCAGATTATACTTTTACTCGGAACAGGTGTATTAGGAATCGGTCACCATTACTATTACAATGGTTCTCCGGAAGTATGGATTGGAGTAGGAGCTGTATTTAGTGCTCTTGAAATCATTCCACTAACCCTATTAGTTTTAGAAGCTTATGATCAATATAAAATGTTACGGGCCGGTGGTGTAGACTTCCCTTACAAAACCACATTTTGGTTTCTGATTGCAACATCAATTTGGAATGTGGTTGGTGCTGGTGTAACAGGATTCTTAATAAATCTTCCTGCCGTCAATTACTTTGAACATGGTCAGCAATTAACACCTGCACATGCGCATGCCGCCATGATGGGTGTATATGGAATGTTTGCCATAGCAGTTCTGTTATATTCACTTCGGAATGTGGTCAAACCAGAGAAATGGAATGATAAATGGGTTAAATGGTCATTCTGGCTATTAAATATTGGTTTATTTGGAATGGTCTTCTTGGCTTTAATGCCAATTGGATTTATACAGTTCAAAGAGGCATTCGTAAATGGTTATTGGTCATCACGTACAAGTGAATTTTTACAGCAAGATATAATACAAAACTTACTCTTATTCCGATCAGTTCCTGATACTATTTTCATTGTGGGGGTCGTAATCCTATTAGTATTTTCTATTAAGGCAATGTTTAATCTGAAAAAGCCTACTGTTAAGGATGGAGAAGAAATGGATAACGGAAAATAA
- a CDS encoding carboxymuconolactone decarboxylase family protein codes for MEPRISYYDIAPDGMNIMKEMEKYTKMTTLEPKLRELIKIRASQINGCAFCLNMHTTDAQKMGETVQRINCVSVWRECEFYTEAEKVALELTEHITLISTERVPEELYQRVREHYNEIQYVDLVLIINQINSWNRISISMGNTAK; via the coding sequence ATGGAACCAAGAATTTCGTATTATGATATTGCACCTGATGGTATGAACATCATGAAGGAGATGGAAAAATATACAAAGATGACAACGTTGGAGCCGAAGCTTCGGGAACTTATAAAAATTAGAGCATCCCAAATTAATGGTTGTGCCTTTTGTTTGAATATGCATACAACAGATGCACAAAAAATGGGCGAAACAGTACAACGTATTAATTGTGTGAGTGTCTGGAGAGAGTGTGAATTCTATACGGAGGCAGAAAAGGTTGCCTTAGAGTTAACAGAACATATCACCTTGATATCAACTGAGCGTGTTCCAGAAGAATTGTATCAACGGGTTCGAGAACATTATAACGAAATACAGTATGTTGACCTCGTTCTGATCATAAATCAAATAAACAGCTGGAACCGAATTTCGATTTCAATGGGAAATACGGCAAAATAA
- a CDS encoding heavy-metal-associated domain-containing protein, producing the protein MQKAVIQLETLSCPSCMQKIENAVKGLNGVNQDSLKVLFNASKVKVDFDSETIDIEKIEKAIKDLGYPVIKSKVKVA; encoded by the coding sequence ATGCAAAAAGCAGTTATTCAATTAGAAACATTATCTTGTCCATCTTGTATGCAAAAGATTGAAAATGCGGTGAAAGGATTAAACGGGGTTAATCAAGATAGCTTAAAAGTATTATTCAATGCAAGTAAAGTGAAAGTAGATTTTGATTCCGAAACGATAGACATCGAAAAGATTGAAAAGGCAATTAAAGACCTAGGCTACCCAGTCATCAAATCAAAGGTAAAAGTAGCCTAA
- a CDS encoding arsenate reductase family protein codes for MTLTLYWHPQCQTCRKTKKWLDEKQVSYTPKHIVKSTPSREEMEDMYHKSGLGIRKFFNTHHKLYRELGIKDKLMTATENELLDILASDGRLIKKPILTDGQKVIIGFNEEEILKFLS; via the coding sequence ATGACATTGACTTTATATTGGCACCCCCAATGTCAGACATGTCGAAAAACAAAAAAATGGCTTGATGAAAAGCAAGTCTCATATACTCCCAAGCATATCGTAAAAAGTACACCTTCTCGAGAGGAAATGGAGGATATGTATCACAAAAGTGGGTTGGGAATAAGAAAATTTTTCAACACACATCATAAGTTATACCGCGAACTTGGAATAAAGGATAAATTAATGACTGCTACCGAAAATGAATTACTTGATATATTAGCATCAGATGGAAGATTAATTAAAAAGCCAATTTTGACTGATGGACAAAAGGTGATAATAGGATTTAATGAAGAGGAAATTTTAAAATTCCTTTCATGA
- a CDS encoding Dps family protein gives MVQDKTPQERLQEEQKHKEHVHHTKINAAAIADHILGNIHTMHVKLHQYHWYVKGPHFFSIHDKLNELYNTNEEWFDKIAERLIASGHKPASTTTEFEKYSMLSEDPADKYLKAEEMVENVIEDFR, from the coding sequence ATGGTACAAGACAAAACACCACAAGAAAGACTGCAAGAAGAGCAAAAACACAAAGAACACGTGCACCATACAAAAATTAATGCAGCAGCCATCGCAGATCATATTTTAGGCAATATCCATACAATGCATGTAAAGTTACATCAGTATCATTGGTATGTGAAAGGACCGCATTTCTTCAGTATCCATGACAAATTGAATGAACTGTACAACACAAATGAAGAGTGGTTCGATAAAATTGCAGAACGCCTAATTGCTTCCGGTCATAAGCCAGCTTCTACAACTACTGAATTTGAAAAGTATTCTATGCTTTCGGAAGACCCTGCTGACAAGTATTTGAAAGCGGAAGAAATGGTTGAAAATGTAATTGAAGATTTCAGA
- a CDS encoding heavy metal translocating P-type ATPase, translated as MQRFILGKKNQITLISAILIVLGFFGHFGLESMFIFNWSLIIASILGIAPIAIQAYQALKVKVVSIDVLVTIAVIGAVLIQNYEESAIVTFLFLFGSYLEQRTLNKTRSAIKELIELAPESALKQMDNGEFEEVEVDDVDEGDILLVKTGAKVPVDGTVLEGVGHINEASITGEALPVSKLKGSEVFAGTILENGTIQIQADRVGEDTTFGRIIELVEEAQDSKSEAERFIDRFSKYYTPAVLVLGIIVWLFSQNVELAITVLVLGCPGALVIGVPVSNVSGIGNGARNGVLLKGSEVINDFSKVDTIVFDKTGTLTIGNPEVAEKEFYGENTKEVLRFLASVERESDHPLAKAVLQDIGETNFSTVEETEVVKGGGIVATVDGHRIAVGNVALMEKENVVLNEKVKKDVERFEQNGNSLVLTAVDGVLHVLMGIRDQIRPGVKQDLQNLKKLGVKNLVVLSGDNQGTVDLVARELGLTEAHGHMLPEGKSTYIEKMQAKGQIIAFVGDGVNDSPSLALADIGIAMGSGTDVAIETSDVVLMNSDFSRLPHALGLTKSTSRNMKQNITIAVGVVLVLLASLLFSEWMNMSIGMLVHEASILVVILNGMRLLRYRLRG; from the coding sequence ATGCAGAGATTTATATTAGGCAAAAAAAATCAGATTACATTAATCAGTGCCATTTTAATTGTTCTTGGATTCTTTGGTCATTTTGGTTTAGAAAGTATGTTCATTTTCAACTGGTCGCTCATTATTGCGTCCATTCTTGGAATCGCACCGATTGCAATACAAGCGTATCAAGCATTAAAAGTGAAGGTCGTCAGTATTGATGTTTTAGTCACTATTGCTGTAATTGGTGCTGTGTTAATTCAAAACTATGAAGAATCAGCCATCGTTACTTTCTTGTTCTTATTTGGTTCTTATTTAGAACAACGTACCTTAAACAAAACACGATCTGCCATTAAAGAATTAATAGAATTGGCACCAGAAAGTGCTTTGAAACAAATGGACAATGGGGAATTTGAAGAAGTTGAAGTGGATGATGTAGATGAAGGCGACATATTATTAGTGAAAACTGGTGCAAAAGTGCCTGTAGATGGAACGGTACTGGAGGGTGTTGGTCATATTAATGAAGCAAGTATAACAGGTGAGGCTCTACCAGTAAGTAAATTAAAGGGTTCGGAAGTTTTCGCTGGAACCATTTTGGAAAATGGAACGATTCAAATCCAAGCTGACCGTGTTGGGGAAGATACGACATTTGGTCGCATTATCGAATTGGTAGAAGAGGCGCAGGATTCGAAATCAGAAGCAGAACGTTTCATTGATCGATTTTCCAAATACTATACACCAGCCGTTTTAGTCCTTGGTATTATTGTTTGGCTGTTTTCGCAAAATGTGGAACTCGCTATCACTGTTCTTGTTTTAGGATGTCCAGGAGCATTAGTCATCGGTGTCCCTGTATCCAACGTTTCCGGAATTGGAAATGGTGCACGAAATGGCGTCCTTTTAAAGGGAAGTGAAGTCATCAATGATTTCAGTAAAGTAGACACGATTGTTTTTGATAAAACAGGAACATTGACAATAGGAAACCCAGAAGTAGCAGAAAAGGAATTTTATGGAGAGAATACAAAAGAAGTTCTAAGGTTTTTGGCAAGTGTTGAACGTGAATCAGATCACCCATTAGCAAAAGCAGTCCTACAAGATATTGGTGAGACGAACTTTTCCACTGTAGAAGAAACGGAAGTGGTGAAAGGTGGCGGGATTGTCGCAACAGTAGATGGTCACCGTATCGCAGTTGGTAATGTAGCTTTAATGGAAAAAGAAAATGTCGTATTAAATGAAAAGGTCAAAAAAGATGTGGAACGCTTTGAACAAAATGGGAACTCCCTTGTCCTTACAGCAGTTGACGGGGTATTACACGTTCTGATGGGCATTCGAGATCAAATTCGCCCAGGTGTGAAACAAGACTTACAAAACTTGAAAAAACTTGGTGTGAAAAATCTTGTCGTCCTTTCCGGTGATAATCAGGGAACCGTAGATTTAGTTGCTCGAGAACTTGGATTAACAGAAGCACACGGTCATATGCTTCCAGAAGGAAAATCCACATATATTGAAAAAATGCAAGCAAAAGGCCAAATCATTGCCTTTGTCGGTGACGGAGTGAATGATAGTCCTTCATTAGCCTTAGCGGATATCGGAATCGCCATGGGAAGTGGAACAGATGTTGCAATTGAAACATCGGATGTCGTTTTAATGAATTCTGACTTTAGTCGTTTACCACACGCATTAGGCTTAACAAAATCAACTTCAAGAAACATGAAACAGAACATTACCATAGCAGTTGGTGTGGTATTAGTCTTACTTGCCAGCCTACTATTTAGTGAATGGATGAATATGTCAATCGGGATGTTGGTTCACGAAGCAAGTATCTTAGTAGTCATCTTGAATGGTATGAGATTGCTTCGATACCGGTTGAGAGGATAA
- a CDS encoding YHS domain-containing protein: METTKCVVSGMEMEINDSALRATYEGKDYYVCCEHCLEAFNKNPQKYVQN; encoded by the coding sequence ATGGAAACAACAAAATGCGTGGTTAGTGGCATGGAAATGGAGATTAATGATTCTGCATTACGAGCAACCTATGAGGGAAAAGATTATTATGTATGTTGTGAACATTGTCTAGAGGCGTTTAATAAAAATCCTCAAAAATATGTTCAAAATTAG
- a CDS encoding heavy-metal-associated domain-containing protein, producing the protein MQKAVIQLETLSCPSCMQKIENAVKGLNGVNQDSLKVLFNASKVKVDFDSETITINDIKKAIEDLGYPVVKSKVKSA; encoded by the coding sequence ATGCAAAAAGCAGTTATTCAATTAGAAACATTATCTTGTCCATCTTGTATGCAAAAGATTGAAAATGCGGTGAAAGGATTAAACGGGGTTAATCAAGATAGCTTAAAAGTATTATTCAATGCCAGTAAAGTAAAAGTAGATTTTGATTCAGAAACGATCACCATTAATGATATCAAAAAGGCAATTGAAGACTTAGGATATCCCGTCGTTAAATCAAAAGTAAAATCTGCCTAA
- a CDS encoding Dps family protein produces the protein MVQDKTPQERLQEEQKHKEHVHHTKINAAAIADHILGNIHTMHVKLHQYHWYVKGPHFFSIHDKLNELYNTNEEWFDKIAERLIASGHKPASTTTEFEKYSMLSEDPADKYLKAEEMVENVIEDFRSTRGLTVRAIHLAQEEGDDAFEDTLIVFKSYLDENIWMLQAYLGKEALEDDDDFDEDDDEE, from the coding sequence ATGGTACAAGACAAAACACCACAAGAAAGACTGCAAGAAGAGCAAAAACACAAAGAACACGTGCACCATACAAAAATTAATGCAGCAGCCATCGCAGATCATATTTTAGGCAATATCCATACAATGCATGTAAAGTTACATCAGTATCATTGGTATGTGAAAGGACCGCATTTCTTCAGTATCCATGACAAATTGAATGAACTGTACAACACAAATGAAGAGTGGTTCGATAAAATTGCAGAACGCCTAATTGCTTCCGGTCATAAGCCAGCTTCTACAACTACTGAATTTGAAAAGTATTCTATGCTTTCGGAAGACCCTGCTGACAAGTATTTGAAAGCGGAAGAAATGGTTGAAAATGTAATTGAAGATTTCAGAAGCACCCGCGGCTTAACCGTTCGCGCGATCCATTTGGCACAAGAAGAAGGCGATGATGCATTTGAAGATACACTGATTGTTTTCAAAAGTTATTTGGATGAAAATATCTGGATGCTGCAGGCCTATCTTGGCAAAGAAGCATTAGAAGACGACGATGATTTTGACGAGGATGACGACGAAGAGTAA